A single window of Nicotiana sylvestris chromosome 5, ASM39365v2, whole genome shotgun sequence DNA harbors:
- the LOC104225127 gene encoding probable trehalose-phosphate phosphatase H → MTQQNVVVSDPKSGINLTIPVKVSNSPALFTKPPPAPGSCITISRKTLVEINSGPRINSWVDSMRASSPTRHKSTSPLSDDINSWMVQHPSALDMFEQIISASKGKQIVMFLDYDGTLSPIVEDPDQAFMSDAMRATVRKLARYFPTAIVSGRCRDKVYNFVRLAELYYAGSHGMDIKGPSKGSKYKKGAEAVLCQPASEFLPMIDEVYKALIDATKSTEGVTVENNKFCASVHFRRVDEKKWGELAQVVRSVLKEYPKLRLTQGRKVFEIRPTIKWDKGKALEFLLESLGYANCTDVFPVYIGDDRTDEDAFKVLRERGQGFGILVSKIPKDTHASYSLQEPSEVMVFLRRLVEWKKLSLRRQFRIRRQIEEIKASLRN, encoded by the exons ATGACTCAGCAGAATGTGGTAGTGTCCGATCCTAAATCCGGTATTAATTTGACAATACCGGTGAAGGTATCAAACTCCCCCGCACTGTTCACGAAGCCGCCACCGGCGCCAGGGAGTTGCATCACCATTTCAAGAAAGACACTTGTTGAAATAAATAGTGGTCCAAGAATCAATTCTTGGGTTGACTCAATGAGAGCTTCCTCTCCTACTCGTCACAAGTCCACTAGTCCTCTTTCTGATGACATCAATTCTTGGATG GTGCAACATCCATCAGCACTGGATATGTTTGAGCAGATAATAAGTGCTTCAAAGGGAAAGCAAATAGTAATGTTTTTAGACTATGACGGCACCCTTTCCCCCATTGTTGAGGATCCTGATCAAGCTTTCATGTCTGATGCT ATGAGAGCAACAGTGAGAAAACTTGCTAGATATTTCCCTACTGCAATAGTGAGTGGAAGGTGCAGAGACAAG GTATACAACTTTGTACGATTGGCAGAGTTGTACTATGCTGGAAGCCATGGAATGGATATAAAAGGACCATCAAAAGGTTCCAAATACAAGAAA GGAGCAGAAGCTGTTCTTTGCCAACCAGCAAGTGAATTTCTACCAATGATTGATGAGGTTTACAAAGCACTCATTGATGCAACAAAATCTACAGAAGGAGTTACAGTGGAGAATAACAAGTTTTGTGCCTCTGTACATTTCCGCCGTGTTGATGAAAAG AAATGGGGTGAACTAGCACAAGTCGTAAGGTCAGTGCTTAAGGAATATCCAAAGCTGAGATTAACACAAGGAAGAAAAGTATTTGAGATCCGTCCTACTATTAAATGGGACAAAGGCAAAGCTCTTGAATTCTTGCTTGAATCTCTTG GATATGCTAACTGTACTGATGTATTTCCTGTATATATTGGTGATGACCGAACCGATGAAGATGCTTTTAAG GTTCTAAGAGAAAGAGGACAGGGTTTTGGCATTCTCGTCTCCAAAATTCCAAAAGACACACATGCATCTTATTCTTTACAAGAACCATCTGAG GTTATGGTGTTTCTACGACGCTTGGTAGAGTGGAAAAAGTTGTCATTAAGAAGACAGTTTAGAATTCGAAGACAAATTGAAGAGATAAAAGCATCTCTACGGAACTAA